The nucleotide window TCGTGTGCTTTCTGACCGCGGGTGAACCGGAGTACAGGATGCTGCCGGCGCCGGACGCACTGGCGTCCAGGTCCTCGAGCACGTGCAGGAGGACATCGCCCGCTCCGCTGGCGGCCGCCTCGGCCACGCGGCACTCCACGTCGCGCGCCGAGAGGCTTCCCGCGCCGCTCGCTGTCACCCTGAGGACGTCCACTGTTCCACCGGAGAGCACGCAGTCGCCCGCGCCGCTGACGTTCACCACGAGCTCACCGACATCGATGGAGGCTATGCTCGCCGACGCCGCTCCGGAGACCGTCAGGTCGAGCGTCTGTCCGCGCAGCCTCTCGGCTGTCACATCGACGGCTCCGGAGACGTCGACCGCGAGGAGCTCGTTCGCTCCCACGGTGATGCGGAGCGGGAGCTTCGGGTCGTAGTTGCCGCGCGCGAGACCGATAGTGAGTTCGCCGCCTCTCACCCGCGTCTCGACGTCGGGCACGATATTGTCGTCTCCCTCGACGGTGACGTACTCACCCTCGCCGAAGTGGATGACGAGCTCGCCGAACCCACCGGCGCTCAGTCGATCGAAGCTCGAGACGACACGCTCGTCGGTCGCCGAGACGCCGGAACCGGGAATCGACCCCATCCCCGGAACGTCGCAGCCCGCGAGGCCGGCCGCGCAGACTCCGACGGCCGTCAGAACGGCACAGAACCTGATGGTCTTCACGTTCATCCACCTCCTAGTACCCTCTGTCGACGTCGACGCGGTTCGGCGCGGGTCCCCCGCGGGCCAGCGCGTTCAGCACGCGGGCCAGCGCCTCGACCCGGCGCCTCTCGGTGTCGTCGGCCTTGAATGCCCCTCCCCTGTGAGGGCTCATGACGACGTTGTCGAGTTCGTTGAACGGACGCGACGAGGGTGGCGTGTGAGCCCGCTCCTCCTCGGCCCGCGGGTAGTTGTACCACACATCGATGCCGGCGGCGCCGAGCGCCCCGGACCGGAGGGCCTCGAAGAGCGCGTCCTCGTCGACGACGCGTCCGCGGGCGATGTTCACGAGCACCGCACCCGCAGGAAGCAGCCCCAGGCGATGGGTGTCGATGAGACCCTTGGTCTCGTCCGTCAGGGGCACCGAGAGAACGAGAACCGACGACTGCGGCAGGAGGCCGTCGAGGTCCTCCATGGCATGCACATCGTCCGGGACGTCGTCGTCGCCGGGGCGAAGCGTCCTCTTCACGCCGATGACATGCATCCCCAGTCCGCGGCAGGCTGCCGCGACGCGTCTCCCTATGGCGCCGTAGCCGAGGACAAGTGCCGTTCGCCCGTCCAGCGTGGTAGAGGTTTCGTCGCCGTAACGCGGGCGCCAGTCGCCGGACCGTAGTGCGCGGTCCATGACGACGACGCGCTTCGCCGCGGCCAGAAGGAGCGCGACGG belongs to Candidatus Effluviviaceae Genus V sp. and includes:
- a CDS encoding hydroxyacid dehydrogenase; translated protein: MIVHIPEATPDEAHLRELLVPGIRVVVGQADGIESERHVLVQGLPSREDIEGSPNLRTVVIPWSGLPRATREILLDNRHIEVHNIHHNAAPAAELAVALLLAAAKRVVVMDRALRSGDWRPRYGDETSTTLDGRTALVLGYGAIGRRVAAACRGLGMHVIGVKRTLRPGDDDVPDDVHAMEDLDGLLPQSSVLVLSVPLTDETKGLIDTHRLGLLPAGAVLVNIARGRVVDEDALFEALRSGALGAAGIDVWYNYPRAEEERAHTPPSSRPFNELDNVVMSPHRGGAFKADDTERRRVEALARVLNALARGGPAPNRVDVDRGY